In Chondrinema litorale, the DNA window AACTCTTTGGCTTCAATCAAAGAAGCTATCCGATTAGGAGTGGATATTATCGAGATTGATGTGAGAAAAACCAGTGATGATAGTTTGATTATTATGCACGATCGAACTTTAGATCGCACTACAAATAGCACTGGTAAAGTAGCAGAATTATCTTTTGAAGATATTAGATCGCTTAAATTACTTCATGATGAAAAACCAACAGAAGAACAAGTGCTTACTTTAGAAGAAGCTTTGCTAGCAGCAAAAGGAAAGGTAATGGTTGACATCGATTTTAAATTATCAGAAGAAGCGGATGCAATTAAAACTTATGAGCTTATAAAAAAGCTAGATATGGAACATGAGGTTTTATTCTATCTCTACGATTATAAATACATTCCTCAGTTGCATCAACTCAATCCAGAAATTAAGTTGATGCCCAGAGCTTACAGCGAAGAAGATGTAAATGCTATTTTAAAGTACGATTACATTAAAATCATCCATACAGACCATAAGTTTTATACAGATTCTTTAATGACAGCCATGTTAGATGAAGGTGTGAGAGTTTGGATAAACGCTTTAGGAACTTATGATGAAATGGAAGAAAAAAGCAAAAACTCAGGCTTCGATTTATTGTTACAAAAGCACATCAATGTAATTCAAACAGACTTTCCAGAAGAGTTGCTTACTTATTTAAAAGGCAAAGATTTACACAAAAAAATGAAATGGAGTTATCCATTTCATTTTTTTTTATCTAGTGTTTTAACTAAAGAGTAAGAGGATGAAATCTTATAAATTATTACTTTTCAGATTTAGCAAACTTTTGTAAATCTTGTAAATTTTCTTGTATCTGAAGCTGTATTTTTCCATCTTTTAATATCTCTTGATCAGACACAAGATCAGCATCTACATTAAAACTAAATTCCAAATCTTTTCCTTCTTGTATGAGATCAATCAAGCTTTTAATAGCTTCATCAAGTGCAATTGAAAATGTAAATGAGGTTGGTGTAGTACTTTTAGAAGGAAGCTCAATATTACCATCCTTTGTACCTTTTAGTACTTTATTATCATCTAGCTGTAACTGTAATTGAATATCTTGCAAACCAACTGAAAATGTATTGGGGTTTTCAATACTAGATGTAACTTCTATCTCAGTGTTTTTTAGCCCTACATGCTTTACCTTGAGGTTTTGAATCTGTATTTCTGGAAATTTTACGAGTGGTAATTTTTTAGAAATCTGTAGGTTAAAAGATTCAGGAGTAAGCATGCTATTATCCTTAAACTCAGTAACTACTGCATAATCTACACTATCTTTTCCATTTGCTTCAAGTTCTTTTAAGAGCACATTTAATGTATCTACATTTACGGTTACAGGTAAAGAGATAGTAGCACTATCACCAGATTCTATTTGTAAAGGATCTCTGTAGGTGTTTTTTGCAATCAAAGTATTTTCTATAAAGATGGTGTAAAATATACTATCTATAGACAAACCAACAGGAAGTGGATTATCAAATAATACGAGCATATCCATTTTTGCTTGTTCACTTGTGATGTTATTTATCTGTATATTGGTTAAATACATATTGGGTGTTACAGCTTCTTTTATTTCCTGAACTGCATCAGTATTCTTAGATAAGAAAAATACTATAATAAGCATAATCACAGAGCTAGCAGCTATAAATATCTTCTTTTTTTTTAACATGTGTCGTTAGTTAAGGTCGTAGATATTACAGCAAATTCATTTACTTTAACATCTTTAATAAAACTAACAAGTGTGTAATGAGAATGTTTTTTGTTTAGGTGTGGGTTAAAATACGTAAGTTATGTGATAATATTAAGTTATAGGAATGAGTAAATGTTAAGTGTGGTAAGTATTTAGCTAGAATCTGAATTGAAGCATAGAAACCACAAGAGAATAATTATTTTAATAAATCTGTAAAATAATTGGTGCAAAAACTGCTATTGATTATCTTTTTTATCATACAAAATGAAACTACAATTACAAGTAGGTAATGGTCTAAGTCGCGTCCTAAAAAACATTGACATTAATAATGTCGGTTAGCCAATAAGTAATTAGCAATATTTGAATTATGTAGCTAATTGTTTGAACTAATTAATTTTATAGAATGCTTATAAGCTACATTTGATTGAAGCTCAATTTTTTCAACTAAACCAACAATATGTTTTATTCTCTGAGATTTTCCCTGCCACTTTTTATAGTCATTGTTTCATTATTTGCTTCTTGTGAAGATAGCGATCCAGATCCAAATGATACGCCGTCACCAACAGATTCTCTAATGGCATCTGTTGAAACCAGCCCTCCCAACACCAATTATTCTTCTGCTTTTGATGGGCAAACTAGAATTAATGGTGTGGTAACAGAAACTGAATATACTGTATCAGTTTTAGCAGATGGTTTGAGTAGTCCTTGGGGAATGGTAAATTTACCCGATGGCAGAATATTAGCGACACAGAAAGCCGGTACGATGCGAATTGTATCTCAAACAGGAGAGGTGAGTAGCGCAATTTCTGGCATTCCTACAGTAAATAGTTCTGGACAAGGAGGACTTTTAGATGTGGCTGTTGATCCAGACTTTACCAATAATAGAATGATTTATTGGAGTTTTTCGCAAGATGGAGGAGATGGAACTGCTACAGCCGTAGCCAAAGGGCGACTATCTGATGATGAAACACAAATTGAAAATGCTACAGTTATTTACACCGCCATTCCAGAGTTTAATAGTACTTTACACTATGGCTCTCGTTTGGCTTGGGATGCAGAAGGAAATCTGTTTGTAAGTACAGGAGAACGATCTAGTACGGTAACAAGACCAGAGGCTCAGGAATTAGATGCAGCCCTTGGCAAGGTGTTAAGAATTACAACCGATGGTGAGCCTGCTTCAGAAAATCCTTTTATCGGACAAGATGATATATTACCAGAGATTTATTCTTATGGACACCGCAATGTACAGGGTTTAGCCATTCACCCTTCTACTGGAGATTTATGGGAAGCAGAATTAGGCCCAAGAGGTGGTGATGAAGTTAACTTGATAGAACCCGGTAGAGATTATGGTTGGCCAACAATTTCTTATGGACTTGAATACAGCGGAGATGCTATTGGTGGTGGTTTAACCCAACAAAATGGCATGGAACAACCTGTTTATTATTGGGATCCAGTAGTGTCGCCTAGTGGAATCACATTCTATACAGGTAACATGATTAGCGAATGGACAGACAATTTATTTTTGGCTGCTTTAAGTGGTCAGCATATAGTAAGATTAGTGATTGAAGATAATATGGTTGTAGGTGAAGAAAGATTGTTGGAAGGTCAAGGTTTGCGATTTAGAGATGTGCTCGAAGGAACCGATGGTTCTTTGTATGCCTTAACCGATGAAGCAAATGGTAGAATTTTTAGAATAAGTTTATAGGTAAATTTTTTAATTACTTATATAATTTCATGGTCAAATGAAATCGAAAATTTTCATTCGACTTTACCAATGCTTAAATTGATGTAAAGTAAATTTTTAAAATATAAAACCATGGCAACTAAACATTTAATAGCGCTTTTTAGCTTGCTTTTAGCAAGTCAAATTTCGTTCTCGCAAAGTTTCGATTTACAAGCTAGTATATCCAAAGGTAAATCAATCTACAGTGCAAACTGTGTGGCTTGCCACATGGCAAATGGTGAAGGAATTGCTAGTGTATTTCCTCCTTTAGCTGGTGCAGATAATTTGGATGATACCAACAGAATGGTGAAGGCAATTATGTTGGGAGAGCGAGGAAAAATCACTGTAAACGGAGTGAATTACAATGGAGAGATGACAGGCTTTAACAATCTTTCAGATGAAGAAGTAGCCGATTTATTGAACTACATCAAAAACTCTTGGGGAAACAAAGGGGAAGCCATTTTACCTAAAGATATACAACCTGCTTTAAAAGCAGATGTGCCAGACTTTCAGGCGTATTAGATTTTTGTTTTGATACATCTGTCTAGTAATTCGATAACTTAACCCTAATAAACATGAAAGAACTCTAAAAAATATGTGAAGCTTACAAGCAAATAGATTTCAGTAAAAAAAATGCTGTTCTTGCTACTATCGTAAGAGTAAACGGGTCATCATATAGGAGTCTGAGAACAAGAATGTTAATTACAGACGATGGCAATTGGGTTGGTTGAATCAGTGGAGGATGTTTGGAAGGGATGCTTTGAGAAAGCAAGAAAGGTAATGAGAAATAAAAAAACGTTTACAATAATCTACGATACCAGTGATGGAAACACAAAGATAGGCATCAATTTAGGTTGCAATGGTGTAATTGATGTGCTCTTTGAACCGATCGATGCGCAAGATATACTTAATCCGGTATTGATACTTAATAGTCTTTCAGTCTACTTTAGTTCAATATAGTAACCAGCGTAAAAATTCAGGAATTAACTCAAGATTGCAATGGAGATTTGCACCTTTGTCTGATTTATTTTTGGTTTATAATGACAATTATCAAACAGATGATCTTAGTCCGAGGTTTAGATCACTAAACCTAAAATTCACCTATTGGCTAAATATTTCTGGCTCCTAATAATTTTGGTCTGATAAAAGTTTAGAAAATCTGTTATGCTTGAATTTTACTTTAAAAATCAAGCTATAGACATGTATATATTTGAAAAGTGTAATCTATTGTTTGAAATTTGTTATAATTTGCTTGCTATAGCAGGTACCTTTACATACAAATAATTCATAGATATATAAGGAACTACATATCTGGATTTAGCCATAGTTTTTCCAGATACCTACTATAGTTTCTTTAAGAATTAAGTACGTTATTCGTATTATTTTGAGGAAATTGGCCGATCATTGATCGGTTAATTTTTTGTTTTAATACATTAACCCTAGCACATAATATATGATTGCTTTTAGTTGATTATTGGAAAATCCTTATTCCGTTGTGGAGTAAAGTATTTCTTTTTTTGATATATCGTTTAAGTTGTTTTTAACTAATTATTTAAGTTTATCTTGATAAGATGGCCTTAAGCACAGTGCTAATGTTTGAATATAGTAAGTAATTGTTTGATATCTTTAATTTCTCCAGGCTATTAATTTTTACATTACAATTCAAATATTCGTTCGTATAAATTTTTCGATTTAATCGGCTAATATGGCGAGCTAAAAACTTAGAAAATAAACTATTTTGTTTTTAAAGTATTCTTTTTTTGGGCAGTTACAAATTTCGATTCGGTTTTAAATGCAAAATCTAATACAGGAATTTAAACAACATCTTTACCAAATCAAGACTTGGATGTGAGGAAGATTAAACTTCATTATAATGATGAGTAAAGTAGAAACTATCAGTGATTTTTATAGGGCAAAGGATGACTTACCTACAAAAAATATTCAACAGGAGATCGGGCATTTTAATGTCTTTAAGCTTGATCCTTATGTGGGTACTGGAGCTAAGCCAGCACCTTTCAGAAGAAGAGATTATTTTAAAATAACATTAGTAGAGGGAGCAGGTGAATTTCATTATGCCGATAAAGTTGTGAAAGTAGAAGATTATGCACTGGTGTTTTCAAATCCTCAGATTCCATATAGTTGGGAACAAAGAGACCAGATATATGGGGGTTACTTTTGCATATTCAATCAGGCATTTTTCCATCAATTTGGAGATTTAAACCAATACACTGCTTTTCAGCCGACAGGTAACCATGTTTTTGAATTATCAAATGAGCAGCATGAAAATGTAGCTGCCATTTTTAATCGTATGCTAGGAGAGTTAAACTCAGACTATGTGCATAAATATGATCTATTAAGAACAATGGTTTATGAGTTGATCCATTTTGCGATGAAAACACTGCCTTCTACCTCATTTGAAAAACAATCGTTAAATGCATCTCAAAGGGTTTCAACATTATTTTTAGAGTTGCTAGAAAGGCAATTTCCAATAGATCAGGTAAGTCAAAAAGTAAACCTTCGAACACCATCAGACTATGTAGATCAACTCAATATACATGTAAACCACTTAAATAGAATTGTAAAAAAGACACTGCAAAAAACTACTTCTCAAGCTATTTCAGAAAGGATTTTACAAGAATCTAAGATATTGTTAAAACAAACCGCTTGGCCTGTAGCAGACATTGCGTATTCTTTGGGATTTACAGAGCCTACGCATTTCAATAACTTTTTTAAAAAGCACATTGATTTAAGCCCGGTTAAATTCAGGAAAATTTAATGTATAATTCAAATAAGCATTTAAGCTGAAATTTATTCAAAATTGTTTCAATTGAGTTATTCCTTTTCACTAGTAAAGCTTACTTTAAAGAATCTACTTCTACAGCATAAGAATTAACAACAATGTCGATTTGGTTATAATTTTCACTTTACAACATTTTTTAAAATGGCACAACACAAAACATCTCTTGGCAGAAGAACATTTTTAAAATCCTCAGCTATGGCTGGTGGAGGTTTGATCATCGGGTTTAATTGGTTGGCAGGTTGCCAAACTAGCCCTAAAGGTGAAACTGAAAGTTCTGTTCCTAAAGAGTGGTTTGATATAAATGCCTATTTAAAAATTGGAGATAATGGTATTGTTACTATCATTTCTCCAAATCCAGAAGGAGGACAAGGGGTAAAAACATCTATGCCAATGATCGTTGCTG includes these proteins:
- a CDS encoding LEA type 2 family protein → MLKKKKIFIAASSVIMLIIVFFLSKNTDAVQEIKEAVTPNMYLTNIQINNITSEQAKMDMLVLFDNPLPVGLSIDSIFYTIFIENTLIAKNTYRDPLQIESGDSATISLPVTVNVDTLNVLLKELEANGKDSVDYAVVTEFKDNSMLTPESFNLQISKKLPLVKFPEIQIQNLKVKHVGLKNTEIEVTSSIENPNTFSVGLQDIQLQLQLDDNKVLKGTKDGNIELPSKSTTPTSFTFSIALDEAIKSLIDLIQEGKDLEFSFNVDADLVSDQEILKDGKIQLQIQENLQDLQKFAKSEK
- a CDS encoding XdhC family protein; translated protein: MDFSKKNAVLATIVRVNGSSYRSLRTRMLITDDGNWVG
- a CDS encoding helix-turn-helix domain-containing protein, which translates into the protein MMSKVETISDFYRAKDDLPTKNIQQEIGHFNVFKLDPYVGTGAKPAPFRRRDYFKITLVEGAGEFHYADKVVKVEDYALVFSNPQIPYSWEQRDQIYGGYFCIFNQAFFHQFGDLNQYTAFQPTGNHVFELSNEQHENVAAIFNRMLGELNSDYVHKYDLLRTMVYELIHFAMKTLPSTSFEKQSLNASQRVSTLFLELLERQFPIDQVSQKVNLRTPSDYVDQLNIHVNHLNRIVKKTLQKTTSQAISERILQESKILLKQTAWPVADIAYSLGFTEPTHFNNFFKKHIDLSPVKFRKI
- a CDS encoding glycerophosphodiester phosphodiesterase family protein, yielding MTDIKKLFIIIISIVGACQQVPTTDKIVDDFNAHPEHVLVAAHRSAHQNYPENSLASIKEAIRLGVDIIEIDVRKTSDDSLIIMHDRTLDRTTNSTGKVAELSFEDIRSLKLLHDEKPTEEQVLTLEEALLAAKGKVMVDIDFKLSEEADAIKTYELIKKLDMEHEVLFYLYDYKYIPQLHQLNPEIKLMPRAYSEEDVNAILKYDYIKIIHTDHKFYTDSLMTAMLDEGVRVWINALGTYDEMEEKSKNSGFDLLLQKHINVIQTDFPEELLTYLKGKDLHKKMKWSYPFHFFLSSVLTKE
- a CDS encoding c-type cytochrome, translated to MATKHLIALFSLLLASQISFSQSFDLQASISKGKSIYSANCVACHMANGEGIASVFPPLAGADNLDDTNRMVKAIMLGERGKITVNGVNYNGEMTGFNNLSDEEVADLLNYIKNSWGNKGEAILPKDIQPALKADVPDFQAY
- a CDS encoding PQQ-dependent sugar dehydrogenase is translated as MFYSLRFSLPLFIVIVSLFASCEDSDPDPNDTPSPTDSLMASVETSPPNTNYSSAFDGQTRINGVVTETEYTVSVLADGLSSPWGMVNLPDGRILATQKAGTMRIVSQTGEVSSAISGIPTVNSSGQGGLLDVAVDPDFTNNRMIYWSFSQDGGDGTATAVAKGRLSDDETQIENATVIYTAIPEFNSTLHYGSRLAWDAEGNLFVSTGERSSTVTRPEAQELDAALGKVLRITTDGEPASENPFIGQDDILPEIYSYGHRNVQGLAIHPSTGDLWEAELGPRGGDEVNLIEPGRDYGWPTISYGLEYSGDAIGGGLTQQNGMEQPVYYWDPVVSPSGITFYTGNMISEWTDNLFLAALSGQHIVRLVIEDNMVVGEERLLEGQGLRFRDVLEGTDGSLYALTDEANGRIFRISL